The proteins below come from a single Actinomycetota bacterium genomic window:
- the tsaD gene encoding tRNA (adenosine(37)-N6)-threonylcarbamoyltransferase complex transferase subunit TsaD, translated as MVLAIETSCDETAAAVVDGRRILSNVVASQAELHSVYGGVVPEVAARHHLTTVNAVVDRALDDAGLGLDDIDRIAVTRRPGLIGALLVGVATAKALAYATGKPLVMADHLHGHVAACWLEPLALDPPLVALTASGGHTRLDLVSDYAAPHLLGQTLDDAAGEAIDKGARLLGIPYPGGPGLEALAREGDATAFDFPVGLRSRGPQQLDFSYAGVKTALLYATRELGDDGVQARRADLAASYQEAIVRPLVDRLMLAADIHGVPAVSIGGGVAANGRLRELVEQAASERGLRVAIPDRALCTDNAAMIAAAAAFTPAIAWPDYVGEDAVATAPPGGIAA; from the coding sequence GTGGTGCTCGCCATCGAGACCTCCTGCGACGAGACCGCCGCCGCCGTGGTCGATGGCCGCCGAATCCTCTCGAACGTGGTGGCATCTCAGGCAGAGCTGCACTCGGTGTACGGCGGCGTGGTGCCCGAGGTCGCGGCCCGCCACCACCTCACCACGGTCAACGCCGTGGTGGACCGGGCCCTCGACGACGCCGGGCTGGGCCTCGACGACATCGACCGCATCGCCGTCACCCGGCGCCCCGGCCTCATCGGCGCGCTGCTGGTGGGCGTGGCCACGGCCAAGGCGCTGGCCTACGCCACCGGCAAGCCGCTGGTGATGGCCGATCACCTGCACGGGCACGTGGCCGCGTGCTGGCTCGAGCCCCTCGCCCTCGACCCGCCATTGGTGGCCCTCACGGCGTCCGGGGGGCACACGCGGCTCGACCTGGTGAGCGACTACGCAGCCCCGCATCTGCTCGGCCAGACCCTCGACGACGCCGCGGGCGAGGCCATCGACAAGGGCGCGCGCCTGCTGGGCATTCCCTATCCGGGCGGCCCGGGCCTGGAGGCCCTGGCCCGCGAGGGCGACGCCACGGCCTTCGACTTCCCCGTGGGCCTCAGGTCGCGTGGGCCCCAGCAACTCGACTTCTCGTACGCTGGGGTGAAGACGGCCCTGCTCTACGCCACGCGTGAGCTGGGCGACGACGGCGTGCAGGCCCGGCGCGCCGACCTCGCGGCGTCCTACCAGGAGGCCATCGTGCGCCCGCTGGTGGACCGCCTCATGCTGGCGGCCGATATCCACGGCGTGCCGGCGGTATCGATCGGCGGCGGAGTGGCCGCCAACGGGCGGCTTCGCGAACTGGTGGAGCAGGCGGCATCGGAGCGTGGCCTGCGCGTGGCGATCCCCGATCGCGCTCTGTGCACCGACAACGCCGCCATGATTGCCGCCGCCG
- the rimI gene encoding ribosomal-protein-alanine N-acetyltransferase encodes MSARQANAPRMPKARPPVVRPARPDDITAILSIETRNNPVPWSRQLFAKELLRPEGAMLVAVDGDEVVGFIACAGQGDSWHILNVTVDTGHRRRGIGGMLVDGVISALDGRPYDRYTLEVRVSNDAAIRLYRARGFVDCGVRPRYYSDNQEDALIMWRKPQEDGS; translated from the coding sequence ATGAGCGCGCGCCAGGCCAACGCCCCGCGCATGCCGAAGGCCCGCCCGCCCGTGGTGCGTCCGGCACGCCCCGACGACATCACCGCGATCCTGTCCATCGAGACGCGCAACAACCCCGTGCCGTGGTCGCGCCAGCTGTTCGCGAAGGAACTCCTTCGCCCCGAGGGCGCCATGCTGGTGGCGGTGGACGGCGACGAGGTGGTGGGCTTCATCGCCTGCGCGGGGCAGGGTGATTCCTGGCACATCCTCAACGTCACCGTCGATACCGGGCACCGTCGCCGCGGCATCGGGGGAATGCTGGTGGACGGCGTGATCTCCGCCCTCGACGGTCGGCCGTACGATCGTTACACCCTCGAGGTGCGGGTCTCGAACGATGCCGCCATACGCTTGTATCGGGCGCGGGGATTCGTGGACTGCGGCGTCAGGCCGCGCTACTACTCCGACAACCAGGAGGACGCGCTGATCATGTGGCGGAAGCCGCAGGAGGACGGCAGCTGA
- the tsaB gene encoding tRNA (adenosine(37)-N6)-threonylcarbamoyltransferase complex dimerization subunit type 1 TsaB translates to MHRSRPFVTTFALDTATPDPALAIVDGDDVVAETWLPRIPGGGRRMLEAAHELFGEAGVTPRDLDDIVVGLGPGGFTGIRIGIATALGLGQALAIPVHGASTLEALALGIALGDGSGEAAGDVPGAPARGEDTLVIPVIDARRGQVFAAAYRVSPTGDFQEVVAPAAWDPDALAMALAPIGACAVAGDGADLVPLPPEARRAHALADRISPVRLVQRVRARAGRPVAPEYLRLPDAEENRLRRLREEAPA, encoded by the coding sequence ATGCATCGCTCGAGGCCCTTTGTGACGACCTTCGCGCTCGACACCGCAACGCCTGACCCGGCCCTGGCGATCGTCGATGGCGACGACGTCGTGGCCGAGACCTGGCTCCCGCGCATCCCGGGTGGCGGCCGCCGCATGCTGGAGGCCGCGCACGAGCTGTTCGGCGAGGCGGGCGTCACGCCCCGCGATCTCGATGACATCGTCGTCGGCCTCGGACCCGGCGGATTCACGGGCATCCGCATCGGCATCGCCACGGCGCTCGGCCTGGGGCAGGCACTGGCGATCCCGGTGCACGGGGCATCCACGCTCGAGGCCCTGGCTCTGGGCATCGCCCTCGGCGACGGCAGCGGTGAGGCGGCCGGCGATGTGCCTGGCGCGCCTGCCCGTGGAGAGGACACCCTCGTGATCCCGGTCATCGATGCCCGTCGCGGCCAGGTGTTCGCCGCGGCGTATCGCGTGAGCCCGACCGGGGATTTTCAGGAGGTCGTGGCCCCCGCGGCGTGGGACCCCGACGCGCTGGCAATGGCGCTCGCCCCGATCGGCGCCTGCGCGGTGGCGGGCGACGGCGCCGACCTGGTGCCGCTTCCCCCCGAGGCCCGCCGCGCGCACGCCCTGGCCGACCGCATCTCCCCGGTGCGCCTGGTGCAACGGGTGAGGGCGCGCGCGGGCAGGCCCGTCGCCCCTGAGTACCTGCGCCTGCCGGACGCCGAGGAAAACCGTCTGCGCCGACTGCGCGAGGAGGCCCCGGCATGA
- the tsaE gene encoding tRNA (adenosine(37)-N6)-threonylcarbamoyltransferase complex ATPase subunit type 1 TsaE yields MTAEFVSEGPDDTEHIGAGIAALLAPGDVVVLRGDLGAGKTTLVRAAARALGVEGPVTSPTFAIANSYAGRLPVAHLDAWRLGDPDDEELGLALECVGPEVVAFVEWPDSVLHGLPEPRVRVDIAHGGGDRRVLRLDGADPGTDASLEALCDDLRARHRNA; encoded by the coding sequence ATGACCGCGGAGTTCGTGAGCGAGGGCCCGGATGACACCGAGCACATCGGCGCGGGCATCGCAGCGCTGCTCGCCCCGGGCGACGTCGTGGTGCTGCGCGGCGACCTCGGCGCGGGCAAGACCACCCTGGTGCGCGCCGCCGCGCGGGCTCTCGGCGTGGAGGGCCCCGTCACCAGTCCCACCTTCGCCATCGCCAATTCCTACGCGGGGCGCCTGCCCGTGGCGCACCTTGACGCCTGGCGCCTGGGCGACCCCGACGATGAGGAACTCGGCCTCGCACTCGAGTGCGTGGGCCCCGAGGTCGTGGCGTTCGTTGAGTGGCCCGACTCCGTCCTGCACGGGCTTCCCGAGCCTCGCGTGCGCGTCGACATCGCCCACGGGGGTGGCGACAGGCGGGTGTTACGGTTGGATGGCGCTGATCCCGGTACCGATGCATCGCTCGAGGCCCTTTGTGACGACCTTCGCGCTCGACACCGCAACGCCTGA
- a CDS encoding uracil-DNA glycosylase: MSDAAVRALALERLAEHLRGCARCPLSEGRTNVVVGAGDPDADLLFVGEAPGANEDRTGLPFVGQAGKLLDELLAGIGMTRDQVFIANVLKCRPPGNRDPRPDEIDSCRGYLEEQVALIRPRVVCTLGNFATKLLSGRPEGISKVRGQPLPTEFAGVPVTLYPVYHPAAALYTRAMLGSLQEDFARLPAMVAGADPGAVAAEASGRTDPASAPAPRGATAGAGADAGAIPEPSTEQLGLF; encoded by the coding sequence ATGAGCGATGCCGCGGTCCGTGCCCTGGCGCTGGAAAGGCTGGCCGAGCACCTTCGCGGGTGCGCGCGCTGTCCCCTGTCCGAGGGCCGCACCAACGTGGTGGTGGGAGCGGGCGATCCGGACGCCGACCTGCTGTTCGTGGGGGAGGCCCCGGGGGCCAACGAGGATCGCACGGGCCTGCCGTTCGTGGGCCAGGCAGGGAAGCTGCTCGACGAGCTCCTGGCCGGCATCGGCATGACCCGCGACCAGGTGTTCATCGCCAACGTGCTCAAGTGCCGGCCGCCCGGCAACCGCGATCCGCGTCCCGACGAGATCGACTCCTGCCGCGGCTATCTCGAGGAGCAGGTGGCGCTCATCCGACCGCGCGTGGTGTGCACGCTCGGCAACTTCGCCACCAAGCTGCTGTCCGGTCGGCCCGAGGGCATCAGCAAGGTGCGCGGCCAGCCGCTGCCCACCGAGTTCGCGGGGGTGCCGGTCACGCTCTATCCGGTGTACCACCCGGCCGCCGCCCTCTACACCCGGGCCATGCTCGGGAGCCTGCAGGAGGATTTCGCGCGGCTGCCGGCAATGGTGGCCGGCGCCGACCCCGGGGCTGTCGCGGCAGAGGCGTCTGGGAGGACCGACCCGGCGAGCGCGCCCGCCCCGCGCGGGGCAACAGCAGGGGCTGGGGCCGACGCCGGGGCCATCCCGGAGCCATCCACCGAGCAGCTCGGCCTGTTCTGA